The Leucobacter chromiiresistens genome has a window encoding:
- a CDS encoding ABC transporter substrate-binding protein — translation MHTTRFARSRITRATTGLAAAALLLTACAGGGSGDGGDGSSEAPAGDEFAGESLTVAAAWSGAEQENFEAVLDEFERRTGASVSYTSFGDNGPTYISGQLEGGSPPNVAVLGQPALMESLATNGDIMPVAEDVQQTVSDNYSEDWVDLGTVDGELYGVWFKAANKSTVWYNADIYDEAGAEAPEDWDGFMEQLELVSDSGYAGISVGADVGWPLTDWFENVYLRTAGAEKYDQLTNHEIPWTDDSVKEALTVLGELWGSDLLQPGGDQRDFPTSVTEVFGADPQAGTVFEGDFVAGNITADGTSTVGENALFYDFPAINDSAPAVVGGGDVAVQFDDDPATTALMAYLASPDAAEVWVPNGGLTSPNTGVDTSLYPDDISRQIAEALTGAETFRFDLSDLAPSAFGGTPGQGFWQEMISFYQNPDDVDGAAQRLEDAAAAAYDG, via the coding sequence ATGCACACCACACGATTCGCGCGGTCTCGGATCACCCGCGCGACGACCGGACTCGCCGCAGCAGCACTGCTGCTGACGGCGTGCGCAGGCGGCGGCTCAGGCGACGGCGGCGACGGAAGCAGCGAAGCTCCGGCCGGCGACGAGTTCGCCGGCGAATCGCTCACGGTGGCGGCCGCATGGTCGGGTGCCGAGCAGGAGAACTTCGAGGCCGTGCTCGACGAGTTCGAGCGGCGCACCGGCGCGTCGGTCTCGTACACGAGCTTCGGCGACAACGGGCCCACCTACATCAGCGGTCAGCTCGAGGGCGGTTCGCCGCCCAACGTCGCAGTGCTGGGCCAGCCCGCACTCATGGAGTCGCTCGCGACCAACGGCGATATCATGCCGGTCGCCGAAGACGTGCAGCAGACGGTGAGCGACAACTACTCCGAGGACTGGGTCGACCTCGGTACGGTCGACGGCGAGCTCTACGGCGTGTGGTTCAAGGCGGCGAATAAGTCGACCGTCTGGTACAACGCCGACATCTACGACGAGGCGGGAGCCGAGGCTCCGGAGGACTGGGACGGCTTCATGGAGCAGCTCGAGCTCGTCTCCGATTCGGGCTACGCCGGCATCTCGGTGGGCGCCGACGTGGGCTGGCCGCTGACGGACTGGTTCGAGAACGTCTACCTCCGCACCGCGGGAGCCGAGAAGTACGATCAGCTCACGAACCATGAGATCCCCTGGACCGATGACTCCGTGAAGGAGGCACTCACAGTGCTCGGCGAGCTCTGGGGCAGCGACCTCTTGCAGCCGGGCGGCGACCAGCGGGACTTCCCGACCAGCGTGACCGAGGTCTTCGGCGCCGACCCGCAGGCGGGCACCGTCTTCGAGGGCGACTTCGTGGCGGGCAACATCACCGCCGACGGCACCTCGACCGTCGGCGAGAACGCGCTGTTCTACGATTTCCCCGCCATCAACGATTCGGCTCCGGCGGTCGTCGGCGGCGGCGACGTCGCCGTGCAGTTCGACGACGACCCCGCGACCACCGCGCTGATGGCGTACCTCGCCTCCCCGGATGCGGCCGAGGTCTGGGTGCCGAACGGCGGCCTCACCTCGCCGAACACCGGTGTGGACACCTCGCTGTACCCCGACGACATCTCCCGTCAGATCGCCGAGGCGCTCACCGGGGCCGAGACGTTCCGCTTCGATCTCTCCGACCTGGCGCCGAGCGCATTCGGCGGAACCCCGGGGCAGGGCTTCTGGCAGGAGATGATCTCCTTCTACCAGAACCCCGATGACGTCGACGGGGCGGCGCAGCGACTCGAAGACGCGGCAGCCGCCGCCTACGACGGGTAG
- the prpB gene encoding methylisocitrate lyase, with translation MLYAQTPAHEKRRRFRERLATGELLRFPGAFNPLSARLIERKGFDGAYISGAVLAADLGLPDIGLTTLTEVAGRAQQIARMTELPAIVDADTGFGEPMNVARTIQTLEDAGLAGAHIEDQVNPKRCGHLDGKSVVDEGSAVQRIRAAADARRDPNFLIMARTDIRAVDGLDAAIDRARALMDAGADAVFPEAMRTLEEFAAMRSALDVPILANMTEFGKSELFSVQQLADVGVNIVIWPVSMLRIAMGATGRALDELHQAGHLRGKLDEMQHRADLYDLVDYEGYTRFDASVFDFTVER, from the coding sequence ATGCTGTACGCCCAGACCCCTGCCCACGAGAAGCGACGCCGGTTCCGGGAGCGGCTCGCGACCGGCGAGCTGCTGCGGTTCCCGGGAGCCTTCAACCCGCTCTCGGCGCGACTCATCGAGCGGAAAGGCTTCGACGGCGCGTACATCTCGGGCGCGGTGCTCGCAGCCGACCTCGGGCTGCCCGACATCGGCCTGACCACGCTCACCGAGGTCGCCGGTCGCGCGCAGCAGATCGCGCGCATGACCGAGCTGCCCGCGATCGTCGACGCCGACACCGGATTCGGCGAGCCGATGAACGTCGCGCGCACCATCCAGACGCTCGAAGACGCCGGCCTCGCCGGTGCGCACATCGAGGATCAGGTGAACCCCAAGCGCTGCGGGCACCTCGACGGCAAATCGGTCGTCGACGAGGGGAGCGCGGTGCAGCGCATCCGCGCAGCTGCGGACGCGCGGCGCGATCCGAACTTCCTCATCATGGCGCGCACCGACATCCGCGCGGTCGACGGTCTCGACGCGGCCATCGACCGCGCCCGGGCGCTCATGGACGCGGGCGCCGACGCCGTCTTCCCGGAGGCGATGCGCACGCTCGAGGAGTTCGCCGCGATGCGGTCCGCTCTCGACGTACCGATCCTCGCGAACATGACCGAGTTCGGCAAGAGCGAACTCTTTTCCGTGCAGCAGCTCGCCGACGTCGGCGTGAACATCGTCATCTGGCCGGTCTCCATGCTGCGGATCGCGATGGGCGCGACCGGCCGCGCCCTCGACGAGCTGCATCAGGCCGGGCACCTCCGCGGCAAGCTCGACGAGATGCAGCACCGGGCCGACCTGTACGACCTCGTCGACTACGAGGGGTACACCCGCTTCGACGCGAGCGTGTTCGACTTCACCGTCGAGCGGTAG
- a CDS encoding putative quinol monooxygenase encodes MYFIVVKFPVKPESVAQWPEIVREFTEATRAEAGNLCFEWSRSLEDPNEFVLVEAFTDAGAEPHVTSAHFAAGLESMRPHLVATPKIVSRRVDGDGWEEMGELKIAGDAAHE; translated from the coding sequence ATGTACTTCATCGTCGTCAAGTTCCCCGTCAAGCCCGAGAGCGTCGCCCAGTGGCCCGAGATCGTGCGCGAGTTCACCGAGGCGACCCGCGCAGAGGCGGGTAACCTCTGCTTCGAGTGGTCGCGGAGCCTCGAGGATCCGAACGAGTTCGTACTGGTCGAGGCCTTCACCGACGCGGGAGCCGAACCCCACGTCACCTCGGCGCACTTCGCCGCGGGCCTCGAGTCGATGCGGCCGCATCTCGTGGCCACCCCGAAGATCGTGTCGCGTCGGGTCGACGGCGACGGGTGGGAGGAGATGGGCGAGCTCAAGATCGCGGGAGACGCCGCTCACGAGTGA
- a CDS encoding bifunctional 2-methylcitrate synthase/citrate synthase encodes MNQEIKKGLAGVVVDTTAISKVNPETNSLLYRGYPVQELAESQPFEAVAHLLWRGELPSAAELAQLRRTEREHRPLAASVRAAIDLLPLDAHPMDEVRTAVSALGAIDLAGSGSVLDASGDAEENLARSIRLFAALPAIVAYGQRRRRGAPIVEPRDDLDYAANFLWMTFGEEPHGIVAEAFNRSMILYAEHSFNASTFTARVITSTLSDLYSAVVGAIGALKGPLHGGANEAVMHVFDEIGSADRVEEWLDAALAEKRKVMGFGHRVYKNGDSRVPTMRAALESLIAHYDRPELGRLSETLERAFTERTGIYPNLDYPSGPAYHLMGFDTPIFTPLFVAARVTGWTAHIMEQAAANTLIRPLSAYDGPDERHVTDWTA; translated from the coding sequence GTGAACCAGGAGATCAAGAAGGGGCTCGCGGGCGTCGTCGTCGACACGACGGCGATCTCGAAGGTCAACCCCGAGACCAACAGCCTCCTGTACCGGGGCTACCCCGTGCAGGAGCTCGCCGAATCGCAGCCGTTCGAGGCGGTCGCGCATCTGCTCTGGCGCGGCGAGCTGCCGAGCGCCGCCGAGCTGGCGCAGCTGCGGCGCACGGAGCGCGAGCACCGACCGCTCGCCGCGTCCGTCCGCGCCGCGATCGACCTGCTGCCGCTCGACGCGCACCCGATGGACGAGGTGCGCACGGCGGTGAGCGCGCTCGGAGCGATCGACCTCGCGGGGTCGGGATCCGTGCTCGACGCCTCGGGGGATGCGGAGGAGAATCTCGCGCGATCCATCCGGCTGTTCGCCGCGCTTCCGGCGATCGTCGCCTACGGGCAGCGCCGGCGGCGGGGCGCGCCGATCGTGGAGCCCCGCGACGACCTCGACTACGCCGCGAACTTCCTCTGGATGACGTTCGGCGAGGAGCCCCACGGGATCGTCGCGGAGGCGTTCAACCGCTCGATGATTCTGTACGCCGAGCACTCCTTCAACGCCTCGACCTTCACCGCCCGCGTGATCACCTCGACCCTCTCCGACCTGTATTCGGCGGTGGTGGGCGCCATCGGAGCCCTCAAGGGGCCGCTCCACGGCGGCGCGAACGAGGCGGTGATGCACGTCTTCGACGAGATCGGCTCCGCCGACCGCGTCGAGGAGTGGCTCGACGCCGCCCTCGCCGAGAAGCGCAAGGTGATGGGATTCGGCCATCGCGTCTATAAGAACGGCGACTCGCGCGTGCCCACCATGCGGGCCGCGCTCGAATCGCTGATCGCGCACTACGACCGCCCCGAGCTCGGGCGACTCTCGGAGACCCTCGAGCGCGCCTTCACGGAGCGCACCGGCATCTACCCCAACCTCGACTACCCGTCGGGCCCCGCCTATCACCTCATGGGCTTCGATACGCCGATCTTCACGCCGCTCTTCGTGGCCGCCCGCGTCACGGGGTGGACCGCCCACATCATGGAGCAGGCGGCGGCGAACACACTGATCCGGCCGCTCTCGGCGTACGACGGCCCCGACGAGCGACACGTGACAGACTGGACGGCATGA
- a CDS encoding MmgE/PrpD family protein, with amino-acid sequence MTVTHHVRVHRSEESLPREQQLAWKIAEVAADPVGVDPDVVDMIVNRIIDNASVAAASLTRAPIVAARAQALAHPVSRGGRGSAILGLPSRGDDALRSSPEWAAWANGVAVRELDYHDTFLAAEYSHPGDNIPPILAVAQHVGADGRALVRGIATGYEIQMDLVRAICLHRHKIDHVAHLGPSAAAGIGTLLGLDAATIAQAVAQALHTTTATRQSRKGEISTWKAHAPAFAGKMAVEAVDRAMRGQTAPAPIYEGEDGVVAWMLDGPSAAYEVPLPAAGEPKRAILDSYTKEHSAEYQAQAWIDLARRLHHAHPELADPERIARIVLHSSHHTHTVIGSGANDPQKYDPTASRETLDHSIPYIFAVALQDGGWHHVDSYTPERAGRADTVALWQKVTTAEDAEWTRRYHSEDPDEKAFGGRVEIELVDGGTIVEEIAVADAHPLGARPFAREQYIAKFRLLAEPVLEPHEIERFLDLVQRLPELTADEVADLNLTARPGVIALDAAPKGLF; translated from the coding sequence ATGACCGTCACCCACCACGTCCGAGTGCACCGCAGCGAGGAGTCGCTGCCGCGCGAGCAGCAGCTCGCCTGGAAGATCGCCGAGGTCGCGGCGGACCCGGTCGGGGTCGACCCCGACGTGGTCGACATGATCGTCAACCGCATCATCGACAACGCGTCCGTCGCCGCGGCATCGCTCACGCGAGCGCCGATCGTCGCGGCTCGCGCGCAGGCGCTCGCGCACCCCGTGTCGCGCGGAGGCCGGGGGAGCGCGATCCTCGGGCTCCCGTCGAGAGGCGACGACGCGCTCCGATCGAGCCCCGAATGGGCGGCCTGGGCGAACGGCGTCGCCGTGCGCGAGCTCGATTACCACGACACGTTCCTGGCGGCCGAGTACTCGCACCCCGGCGACAACATCCCGCCGATCCTCGCCGTCGCCCAGCACGTCGGCGCCGACGGCCGGGCGCTGGTGCGCGGCATCGCCACGGGGTACGAGATCCAGATGGACCTCGTGCGCGCGATCTGCCTGCACCGCCACAAGATCGACCACGTCGCGCACCTCGGCCCCTCCGCGGCCGCGGGCATCGGCACCCTGCTCGGCCTCGACGCCGCGACCATCGCGCAGGCCGTCGCGCAGGCGCTGCACACGACGACGGCGACGCGTCAGAGCCGCAAGGGCGAGATCTCGACGTGGAAGGCCCACGCCCCGGCGTTCGCCGGCAAGATGGCCGTCGAGGCCGTCGACCGGGCGATGCGCGGCCAGACCGCGCCGGCGCCCATCTACGAGGGCGAGGACGGCGTGGTCGCCTGGATGCTCGACGGCCCCTCCGCCGCCTACGAGGTGCCGCTGCCCGCCGCGGGGGAGCCGAAGCGCGCCATCCTCGACAGCTACACGAAGGAGCACTCGGCCGAGTACCAGGCGCAGGCGTGGATCGACCTCGCTCGTCGCCTCCACCATGCGCACCCCGAACTCGCGGACCCCGAGCGGATCGCGCGCATCGTGCTCCACTCCAGCCACCACACCCACACCGTGATCGGCTCGGGCGCGAACGATCCTCAGAAGTACGATCCGACCGCGTCGCGGGAGACCCTCGACCACTCCATCCCGTACATCTTCGCCGTCGCCCTGCAGGACGGCGGCTGGCACCACGTCGACTCGTACACCCCCGAGCGCGCCGGCCGCGCCGACACGGTCGCGCTCTGGCAGAAGGTGACCACGGCGGAGGATGCGGAGTGGACGCGGCGGTACCACTCCGAAGACCCCGACGAGAAGGCCTTCGGCGGGCGCGTCGAGATCGAGCTCGTCGACGGCGGCACCATCGTCGAGGAGATCGCGGTCGCCGACGCCCACCCGCTCGGCGCCCGGCCCTTCGCGCGCGAGCAGTACATCGCGAAGTTCCGGCTGCTCGCCGAGCCCGTGCTCGAACCGCACGAGATCGAGCGCTTCCTCGACCTCGTGCAGCGACTCCCCGAACTCACCGCCGACGAGGTCGCCGACCTCAACCTCACGGCCCGCCCCGGCGTCATCGCACTCGACGCCGCACCGAAGGGACTCTTCTGA
- a CDS encoding prepilin peptidase, translating into MHGPPLAAALASAAFALFAVWTPVLSAVDIRERRLPNLLLLLSTSTTLPVLLASAAASALAPASAGGAAAAASTAGAPGERSAIRLILDTLGPGAAAGVLLAALWWWAPAGIGGGDVKLAPLIGAVTGFAAGWVGAALALTAAFGFAALSGALLRLRRSRARRADDRGVPFAPCLFAGAWAVVWPAVACV; encoded by the coding sequence ATGCACGGGCCGCCGCTCGCCGCCGCCCTCGCGAGTGCCGCGTTCGCGCTGTTCGCGGTGTGGACCCCGGTGCTCTCCGCCGTCGACATCCGCGAGCGACGCCTTCCGAACCTCCTGCTGCTGCTCTCCACGAGCACGACCCTGCCGGTGCTGCTCGCCAGCGCGGCTGCGAGTGCGCTCGCCCCGGCCTCCGCGGGCGGAGCGGCGGCAGCGGCATCGACGGCGGGGGCGCCCGGCGAACGATCCGCGATCCGGCTGATCCTCGACACGCTGGGCCCCGGTGCCGCCGCCGGCGTGCTGCTGGCCGCTCTCTGGTGGTGGGCACCCGCCGGCATCGGCGGCGGCGACGTGAAGCTCGCGCCCCTCATCGGCGCGGTGACCGGGTTCGCGGCGGGGTGGGTTGGCGCGGCGCTCGCGCTGACCGCGGCGTTCGGGTTCGCAGCACTGTCGGGCGCCCTGCTGCGGCTCCGCCGATCGCGGGCGCGCAGAGCCGACGACCGTGGCGTGCCGTTCGCGCCGTGCCTCTTCGCGGGGGCCTGGGCGGTCGTGTGGCCCGCCGTCGCATGCGTCTAG
- the argC gene encoding N-acetyl-gamma-glutamyl-phosphate reductase, with the protein MTYSVAVAGASGYAGGELLRLLSQHPQFEIRTVTGHSTAGQPLVQSQPHLRALAHLTLQATTPEVLDGHDIVFFALPHGASGALTEQLANVRLAVDCGADHRLTSAADWASFYGGEHHEAWTYGVPELIAVREDGTSGRQREALVGATRIAAPGCNASTVALSLAPGVAAGVIEARDIVSVLAVGPSGAGKAAKTHLLGAELMGTANPYAVGGSHRHIPEIRQALRGAGARDEPTISFTPVLVPMSRGILATTTARIAEGVSAAEVREAWERAYADEPFVQLLPDGVLPRTADTLGANTCLMSIAIDESAGRAVIVAALDNLAKGTAGAAIQSANIALGLPETTGLPVNGVAP; encoded by the coding sequence ATGACTTACAGCGTCGCTGTTGCGGGAGCCAGCGGATACGCGGGGGGCGAGCTGCTCCGCCTCCTCAGCCAGCATCCGCAGTTCGAGATCCGCACCGTCACGGGCCACTCCACGGCGGGTCAACCGCTCGTGCAGTCGCAGCCGCACCTCCGCGCGCTCGCGCATCTCACGCTGCAGGCCACGACTCCCGAGGTGCTCGACGGGCACGACATCGTGTTCTTCGCCCTGCCCCACGGCGCATCGGGGGCCCTCACGGAGCAGCTCGCGAATGTGCGGCTCGCGGTCGACTGCGGTGCCGACCATCGTTTGACGAGCGCAGCGGACTGGGCGTCCTTCTACGGCGGCGAGCACCACGAGGCGTGGACCTACGGGGTGCCCGAACTCATCGCGGTGCGGGAGGACGGCACGAGCGGCCGTCAGCGCGAGGCGCTCGTCGGGGCGACGCGGATCGCGGCTCCGGGCTGCAACGCCTCCACTGTCGCGCTGTCGCTCGCTCCCGGCGTCGCCGCCGGAGTGATCGAGGCGCGAGACATCGTCTCGGTGCTCGCCGTCGGGCCGTCGGGCGCGGGCAAGGCCGCCAAGACGCATCTGCTCGGCGCTGAGCTGATGGGCACCGCCAATCCGTACGCGGTCGGCGGCTCGCATCGCCACATCCCAGAGATCAGGCAGGCGCTCCGCGGCGCCGGCGCGCGCGATGAGCCGACCATCAGTTTCACCCCGGTGCTCGTGCCGATGAGTCGCGGCATCCTGGCCACGACCACCGCACGCATCGCGGAGGGCGTGAGCGCCGCAGAAGTGCGCGAGGCCTGGGAGCGCGCGTACGCCGACGAGCCCTTCGTGCAGCTGCTCCCCGACGGCGTTCTGCCGCGCACCGCCGACACGCTCGGAGCCAACACCTGCCTGATGAGCATCGCGATCGACGAGAGCGCCGGTCGCGCCGTGATCGTCGCCGCGCTCGACAACCTCGCCAAGGGCACCGCAGGGGCGGCCATCCAGTCCGCCAACATCGCCCTAGGCCTGCCCGAGACCACCGGCCTTCCCGTGAATGGAGTCGCACCGTGA
- the argB gene encoding acetylglutamate kinase: protein MSTTEKPLDHEHAAARAEVLIDSLPWLKKFRGAIMVIKFGGNAMIDDQLMEAFAEDIVYLRHTGIRPVVVHGGGPQINAMLARLGIESEFRGGYRVTTPETMDVVRMVLTGKVNPELVDQINAHGPLAAGTTGEDAGLFVGRRRPPIEVDGELIDLGLVGDVIDVRTEPVLALLDAGLIPVVSSIAPDVDRPGDSLNVNADAAASALAGALGAEKLVILTDVAGLYADWPDRDSLVSSITASELEELLPSLESGMIPKMHACLDAVRAGVSKAAIIDGREPHSVLLEIFTERGIGTEVTP from the coding sequence ATGTCCACCACTGAGAAGCCGCTCGACCACGAGCACGCGGCCGCGCGTGCCGAAGTGCTCATCGATTCGCTGCCCTGGCTGAAGAAGTTCCGCGGCGCGATCATGGTGATCAAGTTCGGAGGGAACGCCATGATCGACGATCAGCTGATGGAGGCGTTCGCCGAAGACATCGTCTATCTGCGCCACACCGGCATCCGCCCGGTCGTGGTGCACGGCGGCGGACCGCAGATCAACGCGATGCTCGCCCGTCTCGGCATCGAGAGCGAGTTCCGCGGCGGCTACCGCGTCACGACCCCCGAGACGATGGACGTCGTGCGCATGGTGCTCACCGGCAAGGTGAACCCCGAGCTCGTCGACCAGATCAATGCGCACGGACCGCTCGCCGCGGGAACGACGGGGGAGGACGCCGGGCTCTTCGTCGGCCGACGCCGCCCGCCGATCGAAGTCGACGGCGAACTGATCGACCTGGGGCTCGTGGGAGACGTGATCGACGTGCGCACCGAGCCCGTGCTCGCGCTGCTCGACGCCGGCCTCATCCCGGTGGTGTCGTCGATCGCGCCCGACGTCGACCGGCCCGGCGACTCGCTCAACGTGAACGCCGACGCTGCGGCGAGCGCGCTCGCCGGCGCCCTCGGGGCCGAGAAGCTCGTCATCCTCACCGATGTCGCGGGGCTCTACGCCGACTGGCCCGACCGGGACTCGCTGGTCTCGTCGATCACGGCGTCCGAGCTCGAAGAACTGCTGCCGAGCCTCGAATCGGGCATGATCCCCAAGATGCACGCCTGCCTCGACGCCGTGCGCGCGGGGGTCTCGAAAGCGGCGATCATCGACGGCCGCGAGCCCCATTCGGTGCTGCTGGAAATATTCACCGAGCGCGGCATCGGAACGGAAGTCACGCCCTAG
- a CDS encoding PhzF family phenazine biosynthesis protein codes for MTRPPVHTVHVFTDGPGGGNPAPIVLDASDMTAAEMQRVAQQHGHESGFVVPSDDDDDVDFRLRLWMPSQEVSMCGHVTVGTVWLMHRLGLLRSRDLRIGTASGVVRARVSGDGEVEIAQPAGALECLDSSLAAEVVAALGLTAEDLAGLPIRNASTSRTKTLIPLASPDVLDALAPDPPRVAAVCALAESTGLYPWVVRDRGARLFEARQFPRSSGYPEDAATGVAAAALAYGLLADGLVDGPADGLGAAADAATAAPIRVQQGRAMGRPSEIRIRWREPRGVWLGGAVRA; via the coding sequence ATGACACGACCCCCAGTGCATACGGTGCACGTGTTCACCGACGGACCAGGCGGCGGCAACCCGGCGCCGATCGTGCTCGACGCGAGCGATATGACCGCCGCCGAGATGCAGCGGGTGGCGCAGCAGCACGGTCACGAGAGCGGCTTCGTCGTTCCGTCCGACGACGACGACGACGTGGACTTCCGTCTCCGCTTATGGATGCCCAGCCAAGAGGTGTCCATGTGCGGACACGTGACCGTCGGCACCGTCTGGCTGATGCACCGGCTCGGATTGCTCCGATCTCGCGACCTCCGCATCGGCACGGCGAGCGGAGTCGTCCGGGCGCGCGTCAGCGGCGACGGCGAGGTCGAGATCGCCCAGCCGGCGGGCGCCCTCGAGTGCCTCGACTCCTCCCTGGCCGCGGAGGTCGTCGCGGCACTGGGCCTCACGGCCGAGGATCTCGCGGGCCTTCCGATCCGCAACGCATCGACCAGCCGCACCAAGACGCTGATCCCCCTCGCATCGCCCGACGTGCTCGATGCGCTGGCGCCGGATCCGCCACGCGTCGCGGCGGTCTGCGCCCTCGCCGAGTCGACCGGACTCTACCCCTGGGTCGTGCGCGACCGGGGCGCGCGCCTGTTCGAGGCCCGGCAGTTCCCCCGCTCCTCCGGCTACCCCGAGGACGCCGCGACCGGCGTCGCCGCCGCAGCGCTCGCCTACGGGTTGCTCGCCGACGGACTGGTCGACGGCCCCGCCGACGGCCTCGGCGCCGCCGCGGACGCCGCGACCGCCGCGCCGATCCGCGTGCAGCAGGGGCGCGCCATGGGGCGCCCCTCCGAGATCCGCATCCGCTGGCGCGAGCCGCGCGGCGTGTGGCTCGGGGGCGCAGTACGGGCCTGA
- the argJ gene encoding bifunctional glutamate N-acetyltransferase/amino-acid acetyltransferase ArgJ — protein sequence MTVTAPKGFRSASIPVGLKSTGKPDLALVVNDGPERASAAVFTSNRAQANPILWSRSAIAGGAAHAIVLNSGGANCFTGDFGYATTRLTAEAVAREIGSDDAARILVCSTGLIGTGDQTFRDKIVGGVPALVAALAADDRTAASAILTTDSVEKTVVHHGDGWTIGAIAKGAGMLAPGLATMLVVITTDARLDDAALDRSLRAATSASFDRLDSDGCMSTNDQVTLLASGASGVAPEEADFAAALAAVCDSLAAQLQADAEGSSHDIDIEVRGAASVADALEVGRSVARNNLFKAAIFGNDPNWGRVLAAIGTTEAAFDPYSVDVAFNGVRLCHAGAPDRPVEECDLTPRRTHVEIDLFAGNETATIRTNDLTHEYVHENSAYSS from the coding sequence GTGACCGTAACCGCACCGAAGGGCTTCCGCTCCGCGAGCATCCCCGTCGGCCTGAAGAGCACCGGCAAACCCGACCTCGCGCTCGTCGTGAACGACGGGCCCGAGCGCGCGAGCGCCGCGGTGTTCACCTCGAACCGGGCGCAGGCGAACCCCATCCTCTGGAGTCGCTCCGCGATCGCCGGCGGGGCCGCGCACGCGATCGTGCTGAACTCGGGCGGAGCGAATTGCTTCACGGGAGACTTCGGGTACGCGACCACGCGGCTCACCGCGGAGGCGGTCGCCCGCGAGATCGGTTCTGACGACGCCGCACGCATCCTCGTCTGCTCGACCGGGCTCATCGGCACGGGCGACCAGACGTTCCGCGACAAGATCGTCGGAGGCGTTCCCGCGCTCGTCGCCGCGCTCGCCGCCGACGACCGCACGGCGGCGAGCGCGATCCTCACCACGGACTCCGTGGAGAAGACCGTGGTGCACCACGGCGACGGGTGGACGATCGGCGCGATCGCGAAGGGCGCGGGCATGCTCGCGCCCGGCCTGGCGACGATGCTCGTCGTGATCACCACCGACGCGCGGCTCGACGACGCAGCGCTCGACCGCTCGCTGCGCGCCGCGACCTCCGCGAGCTTCGACCGACTCGACTCCGACGGCTGCATGTCGACGAACGACCAGGTGACCCTGCTCGCGAGCGGCGCGTCGGGGGTCGCCCCCGAAGAAGCCGACTTCGCGGCGGCGCTTGCAGCGGTCTGCGACAGCCTCGCCGCTCAGCTGCAGGCGGACGCCGAGGGATCGAGCCACGACATCGACATCGAGGTGCGCGGCGCGGCATCGGTCGCCGACGCCCTCGAGGTCGGCCGATCGGTGGCGCGCAACAATCTCTTCAAGGCCGCCATCTTCGGCAACGACCCGAATTGGGGCCGGGTGCTCGCCGCCATCGGCACCACGGAGGCGGCGTTCGACCCGTACTCGGTCGACGTGGCGTTCAACGGGGTGCGCCTGTGCCACGCGGGTGCGCCGGACCGGCCGGTCGAGGAGTGCGACCTCACGCCGCGCCGCACGCACGTCGAGATCGACCTCTTCGCGGGGAATGAGACGGCGACCATCCGCACCAACGACCTCACGCACGAGTACGTGCACGAGAACAGCGCGTACTCGAGCTAG
- a CDS encoding enoyl-CoA hydratase yields the protein MSDYTTIIAETQGRVATITLNRPDALNALNGALVRELIDAVQRFDDDPGIGAIVLTGSAKAFAAGADIKEMAELGYADMYLDGPFPGWGGFERTRTPLIAAVGGFALGGGCELAMMCDLIIAADTAKFGQPEITLGILPGFGGSQRLPRAIGKAKAADLVLTGRMMDADEAERSGLVSRVVPAADLLAEAAKVAETIASKSLPAVYAAKDALQAAQEMPLAEGLRFERQAFAAAFATDDQKEGMRAFAEKRAPEFRHR from the coding sequence ATGAGCGACTACACGACGATCATCGCCGAGACGCAGGGACGCGTCGCCACGATCACCCTCAACCGGCCCGACGCGCTGAACGCACTGAACGGCGCGCTCGTGCGCGAGCTCATCGACGCGGTGCAGCGCTTCGACGACGACCCCGGCATCGGAGCGATCGTGCTCACCGGGTCGGCGAAGGCGTTCGCCGCGGGGGCCGACATCAAGGAGATGGCGGAACTCGGCTACGCCGACATGTACCTCGACGGCCCGTTCCCCGGCTGGGGCGGATTCGAGCGCACCCGCACCCCGCTCATCGCGGCGGTCGGCGGTTTCGCCCTCGGCGGCGGCTGCGAGCTCGCCATGATGTGCGATCTCATCATCGCCGCCGACACCGCGAAGTTCGGTCAGCCGGAGATCACGCTCGGGATCCTGCCCGGCTTCGGAGGCTCGCAGCGCCTGCCGCGCGCCATCGGCAAGGCCAAGGCCGCCGATCTCGTGCTCACCGGGCGCATGATGGACGCCGACGAGGCCGAGCGCTCGGGGCTCGTCTCCCGCGTGGTGCCCGCCGCCGATCTGCTCGCCGAGGCCGCGAAGGTCGCGGAGACGATCGCGTCGAAGTCGCTGCCCGCGGTGTACGCCGCGAAGGACGCGCTGCAGGCCGCGCAGGAGATGCCGCTCGCCGAGGGGCTTCGGTTCGAGCGCCAGGCGTTCGCCGCCGCGTTCGCCACCGACGACCAGAAGGAGGGGATGCGCGCGTTCGCCGAGAAGCGCGCTCCCGAATTCCGCCACCGCTAG